One window from the genome of Musa acuminata AAA Group cultivar baxijiao chromosome BXJ1-4, Cavendish_Baxijiao_AAA, whole genome shotgun sequence encodes:
- the LOC135652961 gene encoding ATP synthase subunit delta', mitochondrial-like, with the protein MYRHAPRLLTRVIGGGVRRSATARAFSTDLPAAPSEDAAFVEAWRKVAPNIDPPKTPLAFMKPRPPTPSSIPSKLTINFVLPYQSEISNKEVDMVIVPATTGQMGVLPGHVATIAELKPGLLSVHEGSEVTKYFVSSGFAFVHANSVTDIVAVEAVPVDRIDLSLVQKGLADFTQKLNSATTDLEKAEAQIGVDVHSALNAALSG; encoded by the exons ATGTATCGTCACGCCCCGCGCCTCCTGACTCGTGTCATCGGTGGAGGCGTCCGCCGCAGCGCCACTGCCCGCGCCTTCTCCACTGATCTCCCGGCTGCGCCGTCGGAGGATGCCGCGTTCGTGGAGGCGTGGCGGAAGGTGGCCCCCAATATCGACCCGCCCAAAACCCCGCTCGCCTTCATGAAGCCCCGCCCACCCACCCCCTCCTCCATCCCCTCCAAGCTCACCATCAACTTCGTCCTCCCCTACCAATCCGAGATCTCCAACAAGGAG GTTGACATGGTCATTGTACCAGCAACTACAGGACAAATGGGTGTTTTGCCTGGGCATGTTGCCACCATTGCTGAGCTCAAGCCAGGGCTTCTTTCTGTACATGAAGGGAGTGAAGTCACCAAGTACTTTGTTAGCAGTGGTTTTGCTTTCGTACATGCTAACTCAGTTACAGACATAGTTGCTGTTGAGGCTGTTCCTGTTGACCGCATTGATCTAAGCCTCGTCCAAAAGGGACTTGCTGACTTCACCCAGAAGCTAAACTCAGCTACAACGGACTTGGAAAAGGCTGAAGCACAAATTGGCGTTGATGTTCATAGTGCACTGAATGCTGCACTCTCTGGTTGA
- the LOC103976723 gene encoding BOI-related E3 ubiquitin-protein ligase 1, translated as MDFSQAVLDPSANGAAPNPRKRDREIGVPVAMALPQQNRSIDLLSLQPQPPLPPPALVRFPQLQSHPPAVVSTGLRLSPEEGLLSTFSTSFLSSIFSEELAAHLNQQKGEIEQFLYAQRDQLRRALAQKRRRHYRSLIGAAAESAAQRLREKAAAVGRLTRRIIELEDHLARLRTESMAWQAKAMADQATAASLEAQLQQAAAAAASRAQGGACGESIPAEDAESVYVDPDRVEMKRACRACRARLASVVLLPCRHLCLCDACDGGQSPAESCPVCGCVTTGRIRVLLG; from the exons ATGGACTTCTCTCAGGCCGTCCTCGATCCGTCCGCCAATGGAG CGGCGCCGAATCCCAGGAAGAGAGATAGGGAGATCGGAGTCCCGGTGGCGATGGCATTACCGCAGCAGAACCGATCTATCGACCTCTTATCGTTGCAACCACAGCCTCCGCTTCCGCCCCCGGCGTTGGTCCGCTTCCCCCAGCTTCAAAGCCATCCTCCTGCCGTCGTCTCCACGGGCCTTCGCCTCTCCCCCGAGGAAGGACTCCTTTCCACTTTTTCTACCTCTTTTCTCTCTTCCATTTTCTCTGAGGAGCTCGCCGCCCATCTCAACCAACAAAAGGGAGAGATCGAGCAGTTCCTTTACGCCCAG CGAGATCAGCTGCGGCGGGCGTTGGCGCAGAAGCGGCGAAGGCACTACCGTTCTTTAATAGGTGCGGCGGCGGAGTCGGCCGCACAGAGGCTACGTGAGAAGGCAGCGGCGGTGGGGCGGTTGACGCGGCGGATCATCGAGCTCGAGGACCACCTTGCCCGCCTCCGTACCGAGTCCATGGCGTGGCAAGCCAAGGCCATGGCCGACCAGGCGACGGCAGCTTCTCTCGAGGCCCAGCTCCAACAGGCGGCCGCTGCTGCCGCGTCCCGGGCGCAGGGTGGCGCGTGCGGCGAGTCGATACCGGCCGAGGACGCCGAGTCGGTCTACGTGGACCCGGACCGAGTCGAGATGAAGCGGGCGTGCCGCGCGTGTCGGGCGCGACTGGCTTCGGTGGTACTCCTCCCCTGCCGCCACCTCTGCCTCTGCGACGCCTGCGACGGCGGGCAAAGCCCCGCCGAGTCGTGCCCGGTTTGCGGCTGTGTCACAACTGGGAGAATCCGAGTCTTGCTCGGTTGA
- the LOC135672515 gene encoding E3 ubiquitin-protein ligase ATL4-like, with protein MDSPPPPPAPPPPPQAPAVGPRMSAVEVDRQPSIASHPSPMGILSPSLLIIAAIIAFVIVASFSIHLLLRFLSFRRRSSSAVTALSVSLARSRSASGSSAAAADSALSDRENAALIDSLPVFTLASALASLPKSSPDCAVCLCPFRPHDELRLLPACRHAFHSSCVEPWLRNTPSCPLCRASIALPIPPLQVPPSSAAPPVAVDRDTSRSGSFRIEIGSVSHRRTSSGEESGNNPPPLPPSLRTYSIGSSFEFLVEEEVEAVVARIARRTEKVVKPGDSAADASPGAPGEEVAEAAGGGRRWLKEYVDRLASSASSSFSSLRFSGRWSCRYDEDGGGSVGRHSWDLEGSARREAEEGGYYGFYRWLIGA; from the coding sequence ATGGACTCGCCTCCCCCTCCTCCagctccgccgccgcctccgcaggcGCCGGCGGTTGGACCCCGGATGTCAGCGGTGGAGGTCGATCGCCAGCCCTCCATCGCCTCCCACCCCTCGCCTATGGGAATTCTCAGCCCGAGCCTTCTCATCATCGCCGCCATAATCGCCTTCGTCATCGTCGCCTCCTTCTccatccacctcctcctccgtttCCTCTCCTTCCGACGCCGCTCTTCCTCCGCCGTCACTGCCTTGTCGGTGTCTCTCGCCCGCTCGCGCTCCGCCTCGGGCTCCTCCGCTGCTGCCGCCGACTCCGCCCTCTCCGATCGGGAGAATGCGGCTCTCATCGACTCCCTCCCCGTGTTCACGCTGGCCTCCGCCCTCGCCTCCCTCCCCAAGTCCTCGCCGGACTGCGCCGTCTGCCTTTGCCCGTTCCGCCCTCACGACGAACTCCGCCTCCTCCCTGCCTGCCGCCACGCCTTCCACTCGTCGTGCGTCGAACCCTGGTTAAGGAACACCCCTTCTTGCCCCCTCTGCCGCGCCTCCATCGCCCTCCCCATCCCGCCCCTTCAGGTGCCGCCGTCATCGGCTGCGCCACCAGTCGCCGTCGACCGGGATACCTCAAGATCCGGCAGCTTTAGGATCGAGATTGGCAGCGTCAGTCACCGGAGGACTTCCTCGGGGGAAGAATCTGGGAACAACCCGCCACCGCTGCCACCGAGTCTGAGAACGTACTCGATAGGGTCGTCGTTCGAGTTCCTGGTGGAAGAGGAGGTGGAGGCGGTGGTGGCGCGGATTGCGAGGCGGACGGAGAAGGTGGTGAAGCCAGGGGACAGCGCGGCCGACGCGTCTCCGGGGGCGCCGGGGGAGGAGGTGGCTGAAGCGGCGGGGGGAGGGCGAAGGTGGCTGAAGGAGTACGTGGACCGGCTGGCCTCGTCGGCGTCGTCGTCGTTCTCATCGCTTCGCTTCTCCGGCCGGTGGAGCTGCCGTTACGACGAAGACGGCGGCGGCTCCGTGGGACGGCACTCGTGGGATCTGGAGGGGAGCGCCCGGCGGGAGGCGGAGGAGGGTGGTTACTACGGCTTTTACCGGTGGCTGATCGGGGCATAG